The Equus quagga isolate Etosha38 chromosome 2, UCLA_HA_Equagga_1.0, whole genome shotgun sequence genome has a window encoding:
- the LOC124236086 gene encoding cytochrome P450 2C42-like isoform X2 codes for MHHFSLMILRNFEVGNRNIEDRVQQEACCLVEELRKTKLSKVYGPVFTLYFGMKPTVVLHGYEAVKEALIDLGEEFSGRGRFPVTERVNKGHGIISSNGKRWKEIRRFSLMTLRNFGMGKRSIEDRVQEEARCLVEELRKTNASPCDPTFILGCAPCNVICSIIFQNRFDYKDQNFLNIMRVFDENFKILSSPWMQICNAFPALLEYFPGSTDKLFKNVAYIRSYILEKVKEHQASLDINNPRDFIDCFLIKMEQEKQNQQSEFTFENLKITVSDLFGAGTETTSTTLRYGLLLLLKHPEVIAKVQEEIDRVIGRHRSPCMQDRSHMPYTDAVVHEIQRYIDLLPTNVPHAVTRDVKFRNYFIPKGTTILISLTSVLHDDREFPNPEVFDPGHFLDESGNFKKSDYFMAFSAGKRVCAGEGLARMELFLFLTTILQKFNLKSVVDPKDIDTTPVANGFASVPPSYQLYFIPV; via the exons CTTTCAAAAGTCTATGGCCCTGTGTTTACTCTGTATTTTGGCATGAAGCCCACTGTGGTGCTGCATGGATATGAAGCAGTGAAGGAAGCCCTGATTGATCTGGGGGAGGAGTTTTCCGGGAGAGGCCGTTTCCCAGTGACTGAAAGAGTTAATAAAGGACATG GAATCATTTCCAGCAATGGAAAGAGGTGGAAAGAGATCCGGCGCTTCTCCCTCATGACTCTGCGAAATTTCGGGATGGGGAAGAGGAGTATTGAGGACCGAGTTCAAGAGGAAGCCCGTTGCCTTGTGGAGGAGTTGAGAAAAACCAATG CTTCACCCTGTGACCCCACTTTTATCCTGGGCTGTGCTCCCTGCAATGTGATCTGCTCCATCATATTCCAGAATCGTTTTGATTATAAAGATCAGAATTTTCTAAACATAATGAGAGTCTTTGATGAAAATTTCAAGATTCTGAGCTCTCCATGGATGCAG ATCTGCAATGCTTTTCCTGCTCTCCTTGAGTATTTCCCAGGGAGTActgacaaattatttaaaaatgttgcttATATAAGAAGTTATATTTTGGAGAAAGTAAAGGAACACCAGGCATCTCTGGACATTAACAATCCTCGGGactttattgattgtttcctgATTAAAATGGAGCAG GAAAAGCAAAATCAACAGTCGGAGtttacttttgaaaacttaaaaatcactGTATCTGATTTGTTTGGAGCTGGGACAGAGACAACGAGCACCACCCTGAGATATGGACTTCTCCTCCTGCTGAAGCACCCAGAGGTCATAG CTAAAGTCCAGGAAGAGATTGATCGTGTGATTGGCAGACACCGGAGCCCGTGCATGCAGGACAGGAGCCACATGCCCTATACAGATGCTGTGGTGCATGAGATCCAGAGATACATTGACCTCCTCCCTACCAATGTGCCCCATGCAGTGACTCGTGACGTTAAATTCAGAAACTACTTTATCCCTAAG GGCACAACCATATTAATATCACTGACTTCTGTGCTGCACGATGACAGAGAATTCCCCAATCCAGAAGTATTTGACCCTGGTCACTTCCTGGATGAGAGTGGCAACTTTAAGAAGAGCGACTACTTCATGGCTTTCTCAGCAG GAAAACGGGTGTGTGCAGGAGAGGGCCTGGCCCGCATGGAGCTGTTTTTATTCCTGACCaccattttacaaaaatttaactTGAAATCTGTGGTTGATCCAAAGGACATTGACACCACCCCTGTTGCAAATGGATTTGCTTCTGTGCCACCTTCTTATCAGCTTTACTTCATTCCTGTGTGA